In Flavobacterium enshiense, the genomic stretch AAGAACGGTTATCGACAACATCAAAAAAGGCAATGTTCCAATTATAAATGGTGTCGATGATGGAAACCTGAATTTTTTTATCAGCAAAAGAAATACAAAGAACCTGCTTAAAAAAGTATTGAAAGCCCCCACAACAAACATTGTTTTACCAGCATTTATAAAACAAATATTTGCAAGCCAAATAAAGAAAAGGGATAATACGAAATAACGATTTATTTTAGTTTCGGTTCTAATATACATCAAAACCAATATAGGCATCAGCAATGGTTTAAAAACATATAACAAAGGAGAATACTTGAAATATTCAGCATAAACCAAAATTAAGCTTATAACCATATAAGCTAGCGCTAGTCCTTTTGTTAATTTATCTTTTTCCATTTAGAAATCCATTCCTATTCTATTGCTTAGTTTCTAAATATAGCTATTATTACGATTTCTTTGTCTGCTTTTTTTCATCAGATAGTACTTGGTTAAATAATAATATGACAAAACCTGAGCTAAGTTATTCACATACTCCAAAATCTCTATTTCAAAATAATCTTTTTTAAGAACGTAAAAAACATCAGAAATTATAAATGACAAACTCGCCAACAACATAAAGGTCGTATATCGTGACGGAAGCATAATATAGTTCCATGATGAAATAAAACCAATTAACACCAAAACAACTCCATAAATCACTAGTAACCAAACATATTCCATTCTGGAAGCCATCACAATATCCATTAAGCTAACCTGTAAAAAAACAAGCAAAAAAATACAAATCAGCAAAACAAGCAGGTGGGTCCT encodes the following:
- a CDS encoding lysoplasmalogenase family protein; the protein is MMNKPALLLYFIACAVFMLSVILNNTELMLISKPVIVPAIVFYYLQEKKMIVNWVYMAIVSLFFACDMITLIDPHNFFPLIISLFLLGYLIYFKGIFDDFIRIRYHFVNRTHLLVLLICIFLLVFLQVSLMDIVMASRMEYVWLLVIYGVVLVLIGFISSWNYIMLPSRYTTFMLLASLSFIISDVFYVLKKDYFEIEILEYVNNLAQVLSYYYLTKYYLMKKSRQRNRNNSYI